A stretch of the Halorussus salinus genome encodes the following:
- a CDS encoding nitroreductase family deazaflavin-dependent oxidoreductase translates to MGATSKQRSRYRQVQDRVRGFNKRLLNPFTMRFAGRRFSPYGIVRHVGRRSGARYDTPVLVSEVGDRVVVPLPYGTDVDWYRNVRAADECVVVYGGTAYRAERPRLVAPAAVPDAFPAWQEELIRTAGSDQYLRMERAEEVPAEYRDATERHAVGPAAAGVAGAVLLAAVLWRAVRKRDR, encoded by the coding sequence ATGGGGGCAACGAGTAAACAGCGTTCACGCTACCGTCAAGTCCAAGACCGCGTTCGAGGCTTCAACAAGCGACTGCTGAATCCCTTCACGATGCGGTTCGCGGGGCGGCGGTTCTCGCCCTACGGCATCGTGCGCCACGTCGGGCGGCGGTCCGGCGCACGGTACGACACGCCGGTCCTCGTGAGCGAGGTCGGCGACCGGGTCGTCGTGCCACTGCCCTACGGGACCGACGTGGACTGGTACCGGAACGTCCGGGCGGCCGACGAGTGCGTCGTCGTCTACGGCGGCACCGCCTACCGCGCCGAGCGCCCGCGGTTGGTGGCCCCCGCGGCGGTCCCCGACGCGTTCCCGGCGTGGCAAGAGGAGTTGATTCGGACAGCCGGGAGCGACCAGTACCTCCGGATGGAGCGGGCCGAGGAGGTCCCGGCCGAGTACCGCGACGCGACCGAGCGCCACGCCGTCGGTCCCGCCGCGGCGGGGGTCGCTGGCGCGGTGCTACTGGCGGCAGTCCTGTGGCGCGCCGTCCGAAAGCGGGACCGGTAG
- a CDS encoding alpha/beta fold hydrolase: MTADLVPTRDVRRENLTGTLFAGLGRGPHPGVLVVHGSGGGGGYERRYARRLAHHGYTAFCVEYFDAPGRPDALDRIPLSYFGRAVEWLLGQSETDGQRVGAVGFSRGGEAAMLTGAHFEGVGAVVAYSASGYAFPAPTWMPGVEVEGPAWTRDGDPVPYLPVDELVEEEQDGFEDVVENEDVDASTSAVANATDEQRRRATIPVERIDGPVLLVSGGEDAIWPSADLSRVATDRLDASDHSWRYDLLVHPDAGHAIRTPYRSGGGSAPEEASAAGPDPDADHRLGGTRRANARAAAEAWRVALDYLRRGLRSDEES; this comes from the coding sequence ATGACCGCCGACCTCGTTCCGACCCGCGACGTTCGCCGCGAGAACCTGACCGGCACGCTGTTCGCCGGACTGGGCCGCGGCCCGCACCCCGGCGTCCTCGTCGTCCACGGGTCGGGCGGTGGCGGCGGCTACGAACGACGCTACGCCCGCCGACTCGCCCACCACGGCTACACCGCTTTCTGCGTCGAGTACTTCGACGCTCCCGGCCGCCCCGACGCGCTGGACCGCATCCCGCTGTCGTACTTTGGCCGGGCCGTCGAGTGGCTCCTCGGCCAGTCGGAAACCGACGGCCAACGGGTCGGCGCGGTCGGCTTCTCGCGCGGCGGCGAGGCCGCGATGCTGACCGGCGCGCACTTCGAGGGCGTCGGCGCGGTCGTCGCCTACTCCGCCAGCGGCTACGCGTTCCCCGCGCCGACGTGGATGCCCGGCGTCGAGGTCGAAGGTCCGGCGTGGACGCGCGACGGCGACCCGGTGCCCTACCTCCCGGTGGACGAACTCGTCGAGGAGGAACAGGACGGCTTCGAGGACGTGGTGGAGAACGAGGACGTGGACGCCTCAACCTCCGCGGTGGCGAACGCGACCGACGAGCAACGCCGCCGAGCGACGATTCCGGTCGAGCGAATCGACGGCCCGGTCCTGCTCGTCTCGGGCGGCGAGGACGCCATCTGGCCCTCTGCGGACCTCTCGCGGGTCGCCACCGACCGCCTCGACGCCAGCGACCACTCGTGGCGCTACGACCTCCTCGTCCATCCGGACGCGGGACACGCGATTCGGACGCCCTACCGGTCCGGCGGCGGGAGCGCCCCCGAGGAGGCTTCCGCCGCCGGGCCGGACCCCGACGCCGACCACCGACTCGGCGGGACCCGCCGAGCGAACGCCCGCGCCGCGGCCGAGGCGTGGCGGGTCGCCCTCGACTACCTCCGGCGGGGACTCCGGAGCGACGAGGAGTCGTAG
- a CDS encoding carotenoid oxygenase family protein: MPAYSPGFRSLDAEHDDLALPVEGEIPAWLSGSLVRNGPGKFEVGGERVEHWFDGLAMLHKFRFEEGQNGVTYSNRFLRTDAYREAIEEGRLTSQFATSGSYLDQLKSFVGDPTDNANVNVARVGGEYVALTETPRRVRFDPESLEARGDLAYGDDMTVHHTTAHFQRDDRRGETVGYATKFGRTNRYHLYRVPDDPPAEGALAQRIPIASLEVERPAYLHSFALTPRYAVLIEPPFVTNPMRFLLPGTGGFIDKFRWKPERGTRFLAFERETGDLAVERRVKPFFFFHTVNAFESGDELVVDLVAYDDASIVSNLFMGAVEGEENDGDAKTEPDEEATPDSGPELDAADGELARFRVPVEEGGDSNANVTRRNLYTGTELPRTSPAVRTEQYRYAYGQATRREGQNGLVKVNVETGAATEWWADGHYAGEPIFVPKPVDEGAGDGETDESASDDARPEDRGVLLAPVLDAEREESLLVVLDGESFEELARAEVPHHIPFGFHGEFFPEVTA, from the coding sequence ATGCCAGCCTACAGCCCCGGATTCCGGTCGCTCGACGCCGAACACGACGACCTCGCGCTCCCCGTCGAGGGCGAGATTCCGGCGTGGCTCTCGGGGTCGCTGGTCCGCAACGGCCCCGGCAAGTTCGAGGTCGGGGGCGAGCGCGTCGAACACTGGTTCGACGGACTGGCGATGCTCCACAAATTTCGGTTCGAGGAGGGCCAGAACGGCGTCACCTACTCGAATCGGTTCCTCCGGACCGACGCCTACCGGGAGGCCATCGAGGAGGGCCGACTCACCAGCCAGTTCGCCACCTCGGGGAGCTACCTCGACCAGTTGAAGTCGTTCGTCGGCGACCCGACCGACAACGCGAACGTCAACGTCGCCCGCGTCGGCGGCGAGTACGTCGCGCTGACCGAGACGCCCCGGAGAGTCCGGTTCGACCCCGAAAGCCTCGAAGCGAGAGGGGACCTCGCGTACGGCGACGACATGACCGTCCACCACACGACTGCACACTTCCAGCGCGACGACCGGCGCGGCGAGACGGTCGGCTACGCGACGAAATTCGGGCGGACGAACCGGTATCACCTCTACCGCGTTCCGGACGACCCGCCCGCCGAGGGCGCGCTCGCCCAGCGAATCCCCATCGCTTCCCTCGAAGTCGAGCGGCCCGCGTACCTCCACAGCTTCGCGCTCACGCCGCGGTACGCCGTGCTAATCGAACCGCCGTTCGTCACGAACCCGATGCGCTTTCTCCTGCCGGGCACGGGCGGGTTCATCGACAAGTTCCGGTGGAAGCCCGAGCGCGGCACGCGATTCCTCGCCTTCGAGCGCGAGACGGGGGACCTCGCGGTCGAGCGCCGCGTGAAACCCTTTTTCTTCTTCCACACGGTCAACGCCTTCGAGTCGGGCGACGAGTTGGTCGTGGACCTCGTGGCCTACGACGACGCCAGCATCGTCTCGAACCTGTTCATGGGCGCGGTCGAAGGCGAGGAGAACGACGGTGACGCGAAGACCGAGCCGGACGAGGAGGCTACGCCCGACTCCGGGCCGGAACTCGATGCGGCCGACGGCGAGTTGGCGAGGTTCCGGGTCCCCGTCGAGGAGGGCGGCGACTCGAACGCGAACGTCACCCGCCGAAACCTCTACACCGGCACGGAACTCCCGCGAACCTCCCCGGCAGTCCGGACCGAGCAGTACCGCTACGCCTACGGACAGGCGACCCGACGCGAGGGCCAGAACGGACTCGTCAAGGTGAACGTCGAGACCGGCGCGGCGACCGAGTGGTGGGCCGACGGCCACTACGCCGGAGAGCCGATTTTCGTGCCGAAACCGGTCGATGAGGGCGCTGGCGACGGGGAGACAGACGAGAGCGCGAGCGACGACGCCCGCCCGGAGGACCGCGGGGTCCTCCTCGCGCCGGTCCTCGACGCCGAGCGCGAGGAGTCCCTCCTCGTCGTCCTCGACGGCGAGTCCTTCGAGGAACTGGCCCGCGCCGAGGTGCCCCACCACATTCCCTTCGGCTTCCACGGCGAGTTCTTCCCGGAGGTGACGGCGTAG
- a CDS encoding transglutaminase domain-containing protein: protein MPDTPRSLLPDDEQSRDRLRAALVACCVLAVLLAGTLVPAVSGAGLGSSPLGSVLPQPGVNPYGGSQGTGGAASGSGGLGALNPGQRTGVGGSLAAENASSAFRSQNAETHFRVQSSVPSYWRTGAYDTYTGSGWESSGERRRYDGPIRGDGIRGREVRYRVTLQRSATALPSVWRANSLRTGEAGDLYVTDARAFRTGSPVSPGTTYTGVSHLPARDPTVLRAAGRDYPGEVERRYTDLPGDTDRRIGEFTDELTADSTSAYEEARRIESWLESNKDYSLNVSEPAGEDVASQFVFDMESGYCEYFATSMTVMLRSQDIPARYVVGYSTGQSVGENTYEVRGMNAHAWVEAYFPDVGWVRFDPTPGSERLATERQALANQTDASPSDYSPTETGSPGERFSANESNATNGGDTTATTGAPGESGTATSSGETPDDETPDQTPPDSRTPTASTPTDGAGATTDGTAEGERPGSTTDGTTRGDPTTRPEQTTQAEETTRTDATGRYAVRINRTPVPGATVEVTVTDDGDSAIGVPVAFNGKQVGRTDTEGTVTGRVPYAENLRIAVGERADDDPTRLAGPPASVSDAVLSLADPPPRSFADVPTRSLTDPPPRSSSSPSRAVALAADNETNGTEYALATNASLAVSGDVATGSEVVVTATVEGVPVRNAEVRLGDEEVGTTNRKGRLRVELPQSPGNVTLAVSRGSVSGERTLSLPRLELAAEPQFPLALPGTQIEVSATYGGEPLTNATVAVAGTRKSTGIDGAATASLPLQRQAEVVVTAEGQTRRATVSGLLVNLAGVLGGVALVVGGLAFAGYRRGVTPRTLAGALARAMGAIPGLALAALFGAADRLAWAIETVADALRDLAAGRTTVSELLGRLRAWLRERTGNLRLGSVRSLGGGSATGTGESGPDDAEEADSYRTLREAWATFLRVVSVRRPGASTPGELADHAVREDGLPPGAVATLRDAFRDVEYGARSPTDRLARVEEAADAIERAAREEGERDGSGASGPDAPDAGPGGDD from the coding sequence ATGCCAGACACGCCGCGCTCCCTGTTGCCCGACGACGAACAGTCCCGCGACCGACTCCGCGCCGCGCTCGTGGCCTGTTGCGTTCTCGCGGTTCTCCTCGCGGGCACGCTCGTCCCCGCGGTCTCGGGCGCGGGACTCGGGAGTTCACCGCTCGGGTCGGTCCTCCCGCAACCGGGCGTCAACCCCTACGGAGGCTCCCAAGGGACCGGCGGTGCCGCGAGCGGCAGCGGCGGTCTCGGCGCGCTCAACCCCGGCCAGCGAACCGGGGTGGGCGGGTCGCTCGCGGCCGAGAACGCGTCGAGCGCCTTCCGGTCCCAGAACGCCGAGACTCACTTCCGAGTCCAGAGTTCGGTGCCGTCCTACTGGCGGACCGGCGCGTACGACACCTACACCGGGTCGGGGTGGGAGTCGTCGGGCGAGCGCCGACGCTACGACGGCCCGATTCGCGGCGATGGAATCCGAGGCCGAGAGGTCCGGTATCGCGTGACCCTCCAGCGGTCGGCGACCGCGTTACCGAGCGTCTGGCGCGCGAACTCGCTCCGGACCGGCGAGGCGGGCGACCTCTACGTCACCGACGCGCGGGCCTTCCGGACGGGCAGTCCAGTCTCGCCCGGCACGACCTACACCGGTGTCAGTCACCTGCCCGCCCGCGACCCGACCGTCCTGCGCGCCGCGGGGCGGGACTACCCCGGCGAGGTCGAACGCCGGTACACCGACCTGCCCGGCGACACTGACCGTCGAATCGGCGAGTTCACGGACGAACTGACCGCGGACTCGACTTCGGCCTACGAGGAGGCCCGGCGCATCGAGTCGTGGCTCGAATCGAACAAGGACTACTCGCTGAACGTCTCGGAACCCGCGGGCGAGGACGTGGCCTCGCAGTTCGTCTTCGACATGGAGTCGGGCTACTGCGAGTACTTCGCCACCTCGATGACCGTGATGTTGCGCTCCCAAGACATCCCCGCCCGGTACGTCGTGGGCTACTCGACGGGCCAGTCGGTCGGCGAGAACACCTACGAGGTCCGCGGGATGAACGCCCACGCGTGGGTCGAGGCGTACTTCCCCGACGTTGGGTGGGTCCGGTTCGACCCGACACCGGGGAGCGAGCGCCTCGCGACCGAGCGGCAGGCGTTGGCCAACCAGACCGACGCGAGTCCGAGCGACTACTCGCCGACCGAGACCGGCAGTCCCGGCGAGCGGTTCTCCGCGAACGAGTCGAACGCGACGAACGGCGGGGACACCACCGCGACCACGGGAGCGCCCGGCGAGTCGGGCACCGCGACTTCGAGCGGCGAGACGCCGGACGACGAGACGCCCGACCAGACCCCGCCGGACAGCCGGACCCCCACGGCTTCGACGCCGACCGACGGCGCGGGTGCCACGACCGACGGAACCGCCGAGGGCGAGCGACCCGGTTCGACGACCGACGGGACGACCCGAGGAGACCCGACCACCCGACCCGAGCAGACCACGCAAGCCGAGGAGACGACCCGAACCGACGCCACCGGCCGGTACGCCGTCAGAATCAATCGTACGCCGGTCCCCGGCGCGACGGTGGAAGTGACGGTCACGGACGACGGGGACTCCGCAATCGGCGTCCCGGTCGCGTTCAACGGGAAGCAAGTGGGTCGGACCGACACCGAAGGCACCGTGACCGGCCGCGTCCCCTACGCCGAGAATCTGCGGATAGCCGTCGGAGAGCGGGCCGACGACGACCCGACGCGACTCGCCGGACCGCCCGCGTCGGTCTCCGACGCGGTGCTGTCGCTCGCGGACCCGCCGCCGCGCTCGTTCGCTGACGTGCCGACACGCTCGCTCACGGACCCGCCGCCGCGCTCGTCGTCCTCGCCGTCGCGCGCCGTCGCTCTCGCGGCCGACAACGAGACCAACGGCACCGAGTACGCGCTGGCGACGAACGCCTCGCTCGCGGTGTCGGGCGACGTGGCGACGGGAAGCGAGGTCGTCGTGACCGCGACCGTCGAGGGCGTGCCGGTCCGGAACGCCGAGGTGCGCCTCGGCGACGAGGAGGTCGGCACCACGAACCGGAAGGGCCGACTCCGGGTCGAACTTCCCCAATCGCCGGGCAACGTCACGCTCGCGGTCTCTCGCGGGTCGGTCTCGGGCGAGCGCACGCTCTCGCTCCCGCGACTGGAACTCGCCGCCGAACCCCAGTTCCCGCTCGCGCTCCCCGGCACCCAAATCGAGGTCAGCGCGACGTACGGCGGGGAACCGCTGACGAACGCCACGGTCGCGGTCGCTGGGACCCGGAAATCGACCGGCATCGACGGCGCGGCGACGGCTTCGCTCCCGCTCCAGCGGCAGGCCGAGGTCGTCGTCACCGCCGAGGGCCAGACCCGCCGGGCGACCGTCTCGGGACTGCTGGTCAACCTCGCGGGAGTTCTGGGCGGCGTCGCGCTCGTCGTCGGCGGTCTCGCGTTCGCGGGCTACCGCCGAGGAGTGACGCCGCGAACCCTCGCCGGTGCGCTCGCCCGAGCGATGGGGGCGATTCCCGGCCTCGCGCTCGCGGCGCTGTTCGGCGCGGCCGACCGCCTCGCGTGGGCCATCGAGACTGTCGCCGACGCCCTCCGGGACCTCGCGGCGGGCAGGACGACCGTCTCGGAACTCCTCGGGCGACTGCGGGCGTGGCTCCGCGAGCGCACGGGGAATCTGCGTCTCGGGTCCGTGCGGTCGCTCGGCGGCGGGTCGGCGACCGGGACCGGCGAGTCCGGCCCCGACGACGCCGAGGAGGCCGACTCCTACCGCACTCTCAGGGAGGCGTGGGCGACGTTCCTCCGCGTCGTCTCGGTCCGGCGGCCCGGAGCCTCGACGCCCGGCGAGTTGGCTGACCACGCGGTCCGCGAGGACGGCCTGCCGCCCGGCGCGGTCGCCACCTTGCGCGACGCCTTCCGGGACGTGGAGTACGGCGCGCGCTCGCCGACCGACAGGCTGGCCCGCGTCGAGGAGGCCGCCGACGCCATCGAGCGCGCGGCCCGCGAGGAGGGCGAGCGCGACGGCTCGGGCGCGTCCGGTCCGGACGCGCCCGACGCGGGTCCGGGAGGTGACGACTGA
- a CDS encoding DUF7269 family protein produces MRARLVGGLGALATLLAAAVLVAPGLTDPLTAALSVVESRDPRRLLLLLGLAVGTYAAWTARGTSSERAPTEGPAARFAGGDRPERASAADRTRTGEAFDARVEAACAGDERALRAVESNLADAAASAYARRADCPPDEAESAVATGAWTEERTAAALLGDESGPHFSLVARLRAWLDPAAERRRRVERTVEAVGRVLDDERDAGDGLAGGSLAADERAGTEPGASGAGGDA; encoded by the coding sequence ATGCGCGCTCGACTCGTCGGCGGTCTCGGCGCGCTGGCGACTCTGCTGGCGGCCGCGGTCCTCGTCGCGCCCGGTCTCACCGACCCGCTGACGGCGGCGCTGTCGGTCGTCGAGTCCCGAGACCCGCGGCGACTCCTGTTGCTCCTCGGACTCGCCGTCGGAACCTACGCGGCGTGGACCGCCCGCGGGACCTCTTCCGAGCGCGCGCCGACCGAGGGTCCGGCCGCCAGATTCGCGGGCGGCGACCGCCCCGAGCGCGCGAGCGCGGCCGACCGCACCCGGACCGGCGAAGCCTTCGACGCGCGGGTCGAGGCGGCCTGTGCGGGCGACGAGCGCGCACTCCGGGCAGTCGAGTCGAATCTCGCGGACGCCGCCGCGAGCGCCTACGCCCGCCGGGCCGACTGCCCGCCCGACGAGGCCGAGTCGGCAGTCGCCACCGGCGCGTGGACAGAGGAGCGGACCGCCGCGGCACTCCTCGGCGACGAGTCGGGTCCGCACTTCTCGCTGGTCGCTCGCCTGCGGGCGTGGCTGGACCCGGCCGCCGAGCGACGGCGGCGCGTCGAGCGCACCGTCGAAGCGGTCGGGCGCGTGTTGGACGACGAGCGAGACGCGGGCGACGGTCTCGCGGGCGGGAGCCTCGCCGCGGACGAACGCGCCGGAACCGAACCCGGCGCGTCCGGCGCGGGAGGTGACGCGTGA
- a CDS encoding thiamine pyrophosphate-binding protein codes for MTDEYTGADLFVDALDQYGVTHVFGNPGTTELPVMSALGDSDLEYVLGLHEDVAVGMAAGYASTRRYHSHHDDSVTPVGVVNLHVAPGLAHGLGNLYGASVAGAPLVVTAGNHSTDFRHEEPILSGDLVDMADEFAKWSAEVGDVSALPSMLRRAFRVALTPPTGPVFLALPLDVMMAETDADPERLGEIPDAGRGDPAQIERAADLLADPSEDVALIVGDGVARSGADAVAAAVEFAEATGARVHGEILACEVDFPTDHDQWVSYVPPDEDLAATLLGADNLVFVGCSTNTTLTRHERPLVSEDTTCVHVSDDAWQVGKNQPADAAVVGDPGRVLRDLAETLRKRLTATDREERLDRVEMVKNMVESRMAEMGEDTADDPRASKAELVDAMEDVAPEAYIVDEGVTAKYAMLTRWDLEPEQYVSNKGGGLGYGLPASVGAAIAESQTDDPRDVIGFIGDGSYLYYPQTLYSAAREEVDLTVVIPDNRNYRILKDNTLDLLGGDEEDHEFVGMDFDPPVDIPANAKSHGARGRLVPEPDEIESALEAALERDGPDVLDVLVHD; via the coding sequence ATGACCGACGAATACACGGGAGCCGACCTGTTCGTGGACGCGCTGGACCAGTACGGCGTCACGCACGTCTTCGGCAACCCCGGCACGACGGAACTGCCCGTCATGTCGGCGCTGGGCGACAGCGACCTCGAATACGTTCTCGGACTCCACGAAGACGTGGCGGTCGGGATGGCCGCGGGGTACGCCAGCACGCGCCGATACCACTCCCACCACGACGACTCGGTGACGCCGGTCGGCGTCGTGAACCTCCACGTCGCGCCGGGACTGGCGCACGGACTGGGCAACCTCTACGGTGCGAGCGTGGCGGGCGCGCCGCTGGTCGTCACCGCCGGGAACCACAGCACCGACTTCCGCCACGAGGAGCCAATCCTCTCGGGCGACCTCGTGGACATGGCCGACGAGTTCGCCAAGTGGAGCGCCGAGGTAGGGGACGTATCCGCGCTCCCGTCGATGCTCCGCCGGGCGTTCCGCGTCGCGCTCACGCCGCCGACCGGTCCGGTCTTCCTCGCGCTCCCCCTCGACGTGATGATGGCCGAGACCGACGCCGACCCCGAGCGACTGGGCGAGATTCCCGACGCGGGCCGAGGAGACCCCGCCCAAATCGAGCGCGCCGCCGACCTGCTCGCGGACCCGAGCGAGGACGTTGCGCTCATCGTCGGCGACGGCGTGGCGCGCTCGGGGGCGGACGCCGTGGCGGCCGCAGTCGAGTTCGCCGAAGCGACCGGCGCGCGCGTCCACGGCGAGATTCTGGCCTGCGAGGTCGATTTCCCGACCGACCACGACCAGTGGGTGTCGTACGTTCCGCCGGACGAGGACCTCGCGGCGACCCTGCTGGGCGCGGACAACCTCGTCTTCGTCGGCTGTTCGACCAACACGACGCTGACCCGCCACGAGCGCCCGCTCGTCTCGGAGGACACGACCTGCGTCCACGTCAGCGACGACGCGTGGCAGGTCGGCAAGAACCAGCCAGCGGACGCCGCGGTCGTCGGCGACCCCGGCCGCGTTCTCCGGGACCTCGCCGAGACCCTGCGCAAGCGACTCACCGCGACCGACCGCGAGGAGCGCCTCGACCGCGTGGAGATGGTCAAGAACATGGTCGAGAGCCGGATGGCCGAGATGGGCGAGGACACGGCCGACGACCCCCGCGCCTCGAAGGCCGAACTCGTGGACGCGATGGAAGACGTGGCTCCCGAGGCCTACATCGTGGACGAGGGCGTCACCGCCAAGTACGCGATGCTGACCCGCTGGGACCTCGAACCCGAGCAGTACGTCTCGAACAAGGGCGGCGGACTGGGATACGGCCTTCCGGCCTCGGTCGGCGCGGCCATCGCGGAGTCACAGACCGACGACCCCCGCGACGTAATTGGATTTATCGGGGACGGCTCGTACCTCTACTACCCCCAGACGCTCTACTCGGCGGCGCGCGAGGAGGTCGATCTGACGGTGGTGATTCCCGACAACCGCAACTACCGCATCCTGAAGGACAACACACTGGACCTCCTCGGCGGCGACGAGGAGGACCACGAGTTCGTCGGCATGGACTTCGACCCGCCAGTGGACATCCCGGCCAACGCCAAGAGCCACGGCGCTCGCGGGCGTCTGGTCCCGGAACCGGACGAAATCGAGTCGGCGCTCGAAGCCGCGTTGGAGCGAGACGGTCCCGACGTGCTGGACGTGTTGGTTCACGACTGA
- a CDS encoding outer membrane protein assembly factor BamB family protein, which yields MREFSRRQLLGGLGTAAVGVGGYWWFEENRCLDRREPYWTFDGERWSRPVVGEYAVYAAENHGATSGDMLARVVSLRGFDGGPNWVFTVTGGGAGVPLVADGSVYFGTGADYVYALDQRTGRVEWQYDAGGRESYGGGAWGQPAKTDGRLLVGISHSEEADVDPNSDAFTHRVVALDAETGDEDWATEVDGMVWTGPKVVGDTVVAGTEAGSVYGLAVEDGRRRWRTAVGERIWQDAFADESAVHVASDDGNVAALAPDSGAERWTASISGTVSATERDAETFFVGTDRGAFVAFSRSSGDERWRIAGEQDGDAEDAPGIADAASNGSLVYVFDQRGYVRAFDAASGERRDRFRVAEKTWEDQCGWYPRYRRGSGLLLDGDGLLVSGPWVKSVDRHREA from the coding sequence ATGAGGGAGTTCAGTCGCCGCCAACTCCTCGGCGGACTCGGCACCGCGGCGGTCGGCGTCGGCGGCTACTGGTGGTTCGAGGAGAACCGGTGTCTCGACCGCAGGGAACCGTACTGGACGTTCGACGGCGAGCGTTGGTCACGCCCCGTCGTCGGCGAGTACGCGGTCTACGCCGCGGAGAACCACGGCGCGACGAGCGGTGACATGCTGGCGCGCGTCGTCTCGCTCCGAGGGTTCGACGGCGGCCCGAACTGGGTGTTCACCGTGACCGGCGGCGGGGCCGGGGTCCCGCTGGTGGCCGACGGGAGCGTCTACTTCGGCACCGGCGCGGACTACGTGTACGCGCTCGACCAGCGCACCGGCCGCGTCGAGTGGCAGTACGACGCTGGCGGACGCGAGTCCTACGGCGGCGGCGCGTGGGGCCAACCGGCGAAAACCGACGGACGCTTGCTCGTCGGTATCTCTCACTCCGAGGAGGCCGACGTGGACCCGAACAGCGACGCCTTCACCCACCGCGTCGTCGCGCTCGACGCCGAGACCGGCGACGAGGACTGGGCGACCGAGGTGGACGGGATGGTCTGGACCGGCCCGAAGGTCGTCGGCGACACCGTGGTCGCGGGGACCGAGGCCGGGAGCGTCTACGGACTCGCGGTCGAGGACGGACGCCGACGGTGGCGGACTGCGGTCGGCGAGCGAATCTGGCAGGACGCGTTCGCCGACGAGTCGGCGGTCCACGTCGCCAGCGACGACGGGAACGTCGCCGCGCTCGCGCCCGACTCGGGGGCCGAACGATGGACCGCTTCGATTTCCGGTACCGTCAGCGCCACCGAACGCGACGCCGAGACCTTCTTCGTCGGGACCGACCGAGGAGCTTTCGTCGCCTTCTCGCGCTCGTCGGGCGACGAGCGCTGGCGTATCGCTGGCGAGCAGGACGGCGACGCCGAGGACGCCCCCGGAATCGCCGACGCGGCCTCGAACGGGTCGCTGGTCTACGTCTTCGACCAGCGGGGGTACGTCCGCGCCTTCGACGCCGCGTCGGGCGAGCGCCGCGACCGGTTCCGCGTCGCGGAGAAGACGTGGGAAGACCAGTGCGGGTGGTATCCGAGGTACCGCCGAGGAAGCGGACTGCTCCTCGACGGCGACGGGTTGCTGGTCTCCGGGCCGTGGGTCAAGTCCGTGGACCGTCACCGGGAGGCGTGA